A genomic region of Methanosarcina thermophila TM-1 contains the following coding sequences:
- a CDS encoding phosphoribosylanthranilate isomerase, with the protein MKLKTRTKICGIRTPEEIELADLYGADAVGFITEVPIESPRRLDSSTAAYLVSSVPQTLSAVLVIMPENSDTAVKLIEKVNPDIVQIHSELPLLELEIIKEKTNIPIIKTLFVPLHGKTTGEKTLYMNSVSSLFEKVNLLEETEVVDSILLDTAKSGKPGGTGCVHDWTLSRRISEQTRLPLILAGGLKPENVQEAIRAVSPYAVDTASGVETSGKKDAMKIKSFIEKVRCADAFL; encoded by the coding sequence TTGAAATTAAAAACAAGAACGAAAATCTGTGGGATCCGCACCCCTGAAGAAATAGAACTCGCAGATCTCTACGGAGCCGATGCAGTGGGATTTATCACAGAGGTTCCTATCGAAAGTCCAAGAAGGCTTGATTCCTCTACTGCTGCTTACCTGGTTTCCAGTGTTCCTCAAACCCTGAGTGCTGTACTGGTTATTATGCCTGAGAATTCGGATACAGCTGTAAAGCTGATTGAAAAAGTAAATCCCGATATCGTACAGATCCATTCCGAACTGCCCCTCTTAGAACTCGAGATAATAAAAGAAAAAACGAACATCCCTATTATAAAAACTCTATTTGTGCCCTTACATGGGAAAACCACAGGTGAAAAAACCCTTTACATGAATTCGGTTTCAAGCTTGTTTGAGAAGGTCAACCTTCTGGAAGAAACCGAAGTTGTAGATTCAATTCTGCTCGATACGGCGAAATCTGGAAAGCCCGGAGGCACAGGCTGCGTGCACGATTGGACTCTGAGCAGGCGAATCTCAGAGCAAACAAGGCTTCCTCTTATCCTTGCAGGCGGGCTCAAGCCCGAAAATGTGCAGGAAGCGATCAGGGCTGTTTCCCCTTATGCAGTTGATACAGCATCCGGGGTTGAGACCAGCGGGAAAAAAGATGCCATGAAAATCAAAAGCTTTATTGAAAAAGTGAGGTGTGCCGATGCTTTCCTTTGA
- the trpE gene encoding anthranilate synthase component I — MLSFDLGKEEFKALASGISQPVFIQLLARIDAITCSPLELYRTLRNSGKSGYSYLLESVEKQASRARYSFVGSDPDAVIEINDRRISLELLNSDALPFFEEVRSKIKEACGSEAVKEEKQEKDNSGLKNIKLTAPIPHGKDAFDGLRLVFPPANGLEILNARRFDRQTFLGGAIGYTAYDAIYDSWLGVEKGFESEIPELQYLLVSKTFIFDHVAEEVFIVLTPFVNPDSDAGEIYEKALQDAEKLYSMLKETSFCRDSIKTGLSGAVLDAPESSGLSAFECRTGEQEFKKSVLQAKEHIFAGDIFQAVLSRKLEFRLEQTPFEIYMRLRSINPSPYMYIFEFRDLAIVGASPETLLTVHKRTVIINPIAGTCPRGKTEAEDEAFALRMLHDEKERAEHVMLVDLGRNDVRMVAESGSVKVSEFMKVLKYSHVQHIESTVSGKLRPECDQFDAFRAVFPAGTLSGAPKIRAMEIISKLETSPRGIYGGGVGYYSWNGDADFAIVIRTVLVKGNRASVQAGAGIVADSDPEYEFRETERKMAAMLAAIGGENYIAIPGLNT; from the coding sequence ATGCTTTCCTTTGACCTTGGAAAAGAAGAATTCAAAGCGCTTGCTTCAGGCATAAGCCAGCCAGTCTTTATCCAGCTTCTTGCAAGAATAGATGCAATTACCTGTTCTCCCCTTGAACTTTACCGCACCCTGCGGAATTCAGGAAAGTCTGGCTATTCTTACCTGCTGGAATCCGTGGAAAAACAGGCAAGTCGGGCAAGGTATTCCTTTGTTGGAAGCGATCCGGATGCTGTAATTGAAATAAATGATAGGAGAATTTCCCTTGAGCTTCTGAACTCGGATGCTTTGCCCTTTTTTGAAGAAGTCAGGTCAAAAATCAAGGAAGCCTGTGGATCTGAAGCCGTGAAGGAAGAGAAGCAGGAGAAAGATAACTCCGGACTGAAAAATATAAAATTAACAGCTCCAATACCTCACGGAAAGGATGCTTTCGATGGCCTGCGCCTGGTTTTTCCTCCTGCAAATGGGCTGGAGATCCTTAATGCACGGCGTTTTGATAGGCAGACCTTTCTGGGCGGCGCCATAGGCTATACAGCTTATGACGCTATCTATGACAGCTGGCTTGGAGTTGAAAAAGGCTTTGAATCCGAGATTCCCGAACTCCAGTACCTGCTCGTTTCAAAAACATTCATATTTGACCATGTAGCTGAAGAAGTATTTATTGTGCTTACTCCTTTTGTAAACCCGGATTCTGATGCTGGGGAAATCTATGAAAAAGCCCTGCAGGATGCTGAGAAGCTCTATTCTATGCTCAAAGAAACTAGCTTTTGCCGAGATTCGATAAAAACCGGACTGTCAGGTGCAGTATTAGATGCACCAGAATCTTCAGGATTATCGGCTTTTGAATGCCGTACTGGGGAACAGGAGTTCAAGAAATCTGTACTCCAGGCAAAAGAGCATATTTTTGCAGGAGACATCTTTCAGGCAGTCCTTTCCAGAAAACTCGAGTTCAGGCTTGAACAGACGCCTTTTGAAATTTATATGCGGCTTCGATCAATCAATCCGAGCCCTTACATGTATATTTTTGAGTTCAGGGATCTGGCAATTGTGGGGGCAAGCCCAGAAACTCTGTTAACTGTCCATAAAAGGACCGTGATTATAAACCCAATTGCAGGTACCTGCCCACGCGGAAAAACCGAAGCCGAGGATGAAGCTTTTGCTTTACGCATGTTGCATGATGAGAAAGAAAGAGCTGAACATGTAATGCTTGTCGACCTTGGGAGAAACGATGTTCGAATGGTTGCAGAAAGCGGTTCAGTAAAGGTTTCCGAATTTATGAAGGTTCTGAAGTATTCCCATGTCCAGCACATAGAAAGTACGGTTTCAGGAAAACTGAGACCGGAATGCGATCAGTTCGATGCTTTCAGGGCTGTATTCCCGGCAGGGACGCTCTCTGGAGCTCCTAAAATCCGGGCAATGGAGATTATCTCCAAGCTTGAAACTTCTCCCAGAGGAATCTACGGCGGTGGAGTAGGCTATTACAGCTGGAACGGGGATGCCGATTTTGCAATCGTTATCCGTACCGTGCTTGTGAAAGGTAATAGAGCCTCAGTGCAGGCTGGGGCAGGAATTGTAGCAGACTCTGATCCGGAATATGAATTTCGGGAGACTGAGCGTAAAATGGCAGCAATGCTTGCAGCGATAGGTGGAGAGAATTATATAGCAATTCCGGGGTTAAATACATGA